The sequence below is a genomic window from Streptomyces sp. V1I1.
AGGCGGCGAAAACCGTACCGGCCCGGCGGACGACGCCCGCCGGACCCGTTGACCTGTGCCGGCTGTACGCGGAGATTCTCGACCGGGACCAGGTCACAGAGGACAGCAGCTTCGTCAGCCTGGGCGGCGACTCGCTGTCGCACGTCGAGATGTCACTGAACCTCGAGGAGGCGCTCGGCCATCTGCCCGACAACTGGCACACGCTCCCGATCCGTGAGCTCAGGAAGCCGTCGGGGCAGCCGGCCGAGGACCGGCCGAAAACCCGCCGCCGCACCCTGGAGACCGGGGTCGCCCTGCGCGCCGTCGCCATCGTGCTGATCGTCGGCTCGCACATCCATCTCTTCATGGTCAAGGGCGGCGCCCATGTGCTGCTGGGAGTCGCCGGGTACAACTTCGCCCGCTTCCACCTCACTTCGGCCGACCGCCGCGAGCGCCTGCGGAACCTCGGGCGGAGCATCACACGGATCGCCGCGCCGAGCGTGGCCTGGCTGGCGCTGATGCTGCTGGTCACCGACGACTATCGGCTCACCGACGTCCTGCTGCTCACCAGCCTCCTCGGACCGCACACCGGCTTCTGGTTCATCGAGGCCCTGGTCTACATCCTGGCGGCCGTCGCCGCCGTGCTCGCCGTACCGCTCGTGGACCGCACCGAGAGGCGCTTCCCCTTCGCCGTTCCCGCGGCCCTGATGACGCTCGGGCTGATCGGGCGCTACGACCTCTTCGGCCTCGACGCCCGCGGCCACATTCCGCTGGCGGTCACCGTCTTCTGGCTCTTCGCCATGGGGTGGGCCGCCGCGAAGGCGGTCACTGTGCGGCAGCGGCTGCTGGTGACGGTCGCAGCCATGGCGACAGTTCCGGGCTTCTTCGGGCAGCCGGCCCGCGAGGCGGTCATCATCGCCGGCCTCGCACTCCTGGTGTGGGTGCGGAATCTGCCGAGTCTGGCCTCCGTCAACCGAGTGGCAGGCGTACTGGCCGGCAGCTCTCTCTACATCTACGTGACGCACTGGCAGGTCTTCCCGCGACTGGACGACCAGTTCGCGGTGGTGTCGATGATCGCCTCACTCCTCGTCGGCATCGCATACGCCGCCTTGGCGACCAGGGTGATGCGGTGGCGGCCGTTTTCACGAGAGCGGTGGATCAAGCTCCGTTCACGGCGGGGGAGCATGGGCTCGGTCCCGTGACCGTGAAGTGGGCGCGCAGGGCGGCGAGTACGGCATCCGGGCGCTCGGCGGGGGCGAGGTGGGAGGCGTGCGCGAGTTCGGTGAGTGTGGCGCCGGGGACGGCGTCGGTGATCTCCCGGGCATGAACGGGCGGGGTGGCAGGGTCGTCCCGGCCCGCGATCACCAGCGTAGGGGCGGTGATCGACGGCAGCACATCGCGCACGTCGTACGTGGCCACGGCATCGCAACAGGCTGCGTACGCCCCCGCGTCGGTGTGCCGAAGGTCGTCCAACAGGCCAGGCACCGTGAAGCCGGGAGTGAACCAGCGTGAGGCAGCCGTCCGGGCGATCGGGCCCGTGCCTTCGCGACGTACCAGCGCTGCCCGCTCGCGCCACGGCGCGGCGTCGCCGAAGTGCGCCGAGGAGCAGACCACGGCGAGTCGGTCGATCCGCTCGGGGTGGTGTGCGGCGAGCCACAGGCCGACGGCTCCGCCGAGTGAGACTCCGGCGTACGAGAAGCGGTCGACGCCCAGCGAGTCGGCGAGCCCGAGTACGAGTCCGGAGAGGTCGGCGACTGTCGCTCCGGGGCCGATCTGGTCCGCGGGGGAGCCGCCGTGGCCGGGCAGGTCCCACCGTACGACCCGGTGTCCGGTCGAGAGCTCGGGCGCGACGCCGTCCCACAGGGCCGTGGAGGTGCCGAGGGACGGGCCGAGCAGGAGCGGGGGAGCGGTGGCGGGGCCTTCGCAACGATGGTGCAGCAGCCTGTCGTTCATCGGCGTTCCAATGCGCGGTCGGTGAGGGTACCGGCGGATCCGGTGTAGCGGGCGGGGTCGGTGAGTTCGGCCGGCAGGAGCCCGACCAGGCCCGGGACTTCGCCGAGGACATCCGTGAGGCTTTCGCCTTTCGCACGGGCCCGTTCGGCGGCGGTGGCCAGGAGCCCCTTCGCGCGGGCCCGGCCCAGACGAGCGCCGAGGACCGCGGCCAGGCGCTCCGAGACGATCAACCCGTCGGTGAGATCGAGGTGTTCGCGCATCAGATCCGGATGGACCCGCAGGCCTTCGGTGAGTTCGGCGGCATCCCGGGCGGCGCCCCCGACGAGCCGCAGCAGGTCGCGCAGTGGCTCCCACTCGGCGTGCCAGGCGCCGGCCGGCCGCTCGTCCTCGGCCGCCATCGAGGCGTACAGCACGGAGGCGAGGGCGGGAGCCCGTCGCGCGGCCGCAGCGACGAGCGTGGCGCGTACCGGGTTGGCCTTGTGTGGCATTGCGGATGAGCCACCGCCGCGGCCCTCGCGCACCTCACCGATCTCGGTGCGGGAGAGGGTGAGCACATCGACGGCCGCCTTGCCCAGTGCCCCCGCCGTGAAAGCGAGGGCGCCCGCGAGGTCGGCGACCGGAGTGCGCAGGGTGTGCCAGGGCAGCGGCGGCTCCCTGAGCCCGGTCTCCTGCGCGTACGCGGCCACCAGTCGTGGTCCCACCACCTCGCCGGTGTCCGCCCAGGCGCTGAAGGCCGCCAAAGTGCCTGCCGCGCCGCCGAGTTGGGCAGGCAGGGACTCCCGTACAGCAGCGAGGCGGTCGCGGGCGTCCAGCACCAGTGACCGCCAGCCGGCCGCCTTCAGCCCGAACGTGGTCGGCACGGCGTGCTGGGTGAGTGTGCGGCCCGGCATCACCGTGTCGCGGTGCTCCCGGGCCAGCCGCTCCAGCGCGCCGGAGGTCCGTCCGAGGTCGTCGAGGATGAGGGACAGCGTCCGCGAGGCGACCAGCATCGCCGCCGTGTCGAGGATGTCCTGACTGGTGGCTCCCCGGTGGACATACTCGGCCGCCTCATGCGGCACCGCGGCGGTCAGGTCCCCGACCAGCGGGATCACCGGATTGCCGCCGGAGCGGGCGCGCAGAGCCACGTCGCGTACGTCGAAGTGGGCCGCGTCCGCCGCTGAAGTCACCGCCCGGGCCGCTTCCTCGGGCGCGAGCCCGCACGCTGCCTGCGCGCGAGTGAGCGCCGCCTCGGCATCGAGCATCGCCTGGAGGAACGCGGCGTCGGAGGTGGCGGACTCGGCGGGGGAGCCCGCCCGCCCGGGGGCCAGCAGTCCGTCGTCGCTCTCGTACGTCATCGGAATCAGAACTCCAGGAAGACCGTTTCGCCGTCGCCCTGCAGGCGGACGTCGAAGCGGTACGTGCCGTGCGGTCCGGAGTGGGCGATCAGTGTTGCCCGCCGGGCCGGTTCGAGTGTGTCGAGGAGTGCGTCCCCGGGCGTGTCCTCCAGATAGGCGCGTGTGTACAGGTGGTGCAGCAAACCGCGGGCGAAAACGGCGACGCAGATGTACGGGACTCCGCCGGGCGGAAGCGTACGGACGGCCCAGCGACCGTCGGCATCGGTCGGCACCCGGCCGAAACCGGTGAAGTCCACGCCGTCGCGGCCGACGACCCTGCCGGTGACGGGGTCGTGGCGCAGCGATCCCGGCCGTCCCGTGCGGGAGCCGTCCGGAGCGGGCTGCCAGGTCTCGACGAGCGCGTCCGGTACGGGGTTTCCGGCACCGTCGTACACATGGCCGTGCAGGGTGATGGTGTCGGGGTGGCCTGCTGGGGCGACCTCGCCGCCGCCGGTGAACGGCAGGGCGTATCCGTAGAACGGGCCGACGGTCTGCGAAGGCGTGGGCGGCGTGGACATCAGTGGCCTTCCTCGGTCCAGGTGGCTGACGGGCCGTCCAGGACGATGTCCCAGCGGTATCCGAGTGACCACTCGGGGACGGACAGATCGTGGTCATAGGCGGCCACGAGACGCTCGCGGGCACCGCTGTCGGTGACGGACTGCAGCACCGGGTCATACGCGAAGAGCGGGTCGCCCGGAAAGTACATCTGCGTGACCAGACGCTGGGTGAACGCGGTCCCGAAGAGCGAGAAGTGGATGTGGGCCGGGCGCCATGCGTTCACGTGGTTGCGCCACGGGTACGCGCCGGGCTTGATCGTCGTAAAGCTGTAGCGGCCCTCGTCGTCGGTGAGGCAGCGCCCGGAGCCGGTGAAGTTCGGGTCGAGCGGCGCGGGGTGCTGGTCGAGCTGATGCGCGTACCTGCCGGAGGCGTTGGCCTGCCACAGCTCGACGAGCTGGCCGCGTACCGGCCGGCCGGCGCGGTCGAGGATGCGGCCGGTGACGGTGATCCGCTCTCCGAGGGGCTCGCCCAGGTGCTGCCGGGTCAGATCGCGGTCCAGGTCGGTGACGTCGGTGACGCCGAAGGCGGGCCCGGACAGCTCGACGGCCTCGGGGTCGCGCATGGGTATCAGCGGCCGGTGCGGATGGCGCAAGTGGCTGCTGCGGTACGGCGGGTAGTCGCGCGGCGGGTGGTGCCCGCCGGCCACGGCGGCCGGCACCTTGGCGATCTCGTCGTCGATGTCCCGCTGGCTCAGGCCGTCGGGCAGGGGCTCGGAGGTCATCGGCGACCTTTCCGTTCGGATGATTAGTCAGTGTACTGAGTATTGGTTTGTGGGTGAGAAGCTAGCTGTCCTGCACCTGGCTGGTCAATACCCTCAGTACACTGGGCAGTCGAAGAGACCGGGAATAGATGAGAGAGCAGTACGCACGAGAGGACGGTGCCGTGTCTGCGGTCGACCTGAGCAGCCATCCAGGACACCTGGCACGGCGCCTCCAGCAGGCCCACCATCTGCTGTGGAACACGATGGTCTCCGAGGAGACCACCTCGCCCCAGTTCGCCGTCCTCAACGCCCTGGTCGCCGACCCGGGCCTGGACCAGCGCACGGTGGGGGAGCGGGTCGGCCTGGACCGCTCGACCATCGCCGAGGTGATCAGCAGGCTGGACCGGCGCGGCCTGCTGTACAAGGTGCGAGACCCCCAGGACGGCCGGCGCTTTCTGCTCCGCGTCACGGACGAGGGGGTCCGTACGCACCGTAAGGTCTCGCTGCGTACGGCCAGGATGAACCAGGTCTTCCTCGCCCCGCTCGCCCCGGAGGAGCAGGCGCTCTTCCTCAAGCTGATGCGGCGCGTCGCGGACGCCGCCGAAGAGCTGCGCAACCCCGCCGAGTCCCTCGGTGCGACGCAATCGCGCGCGGCACGTCCATGAACGTGTACACAGGCGAGCACCGGATCGTCTTGCCGGGGTAGGAGTCTGCCGTGCTGCTGAGACAACTCGAGTATCTGACCGCGCTGGCGCGCGAACGCCACTTCGCGCG
It includes:
- the pcaB gene encoding 3-carboxy-cis,cis-muconate cycloisomerase — encoded protein: MTYESDDGLLAPGRAGSPAESATSDAAFLQAMLDAEAALTRAQAACGLAPEEAARAVTSAADAAHFDVRDVALRARSGGNPVIPLVGDLTAAVPHEAAEYVHRGATSQDILDTAAMLVASRTLSLILDDLGRTSGALERLAREHRDTVMPGRTLTQHAVPTTFGLKAAGWRSLVLDARDRLAAVRESLPAQLGGAAGTLAAFSAWADTGEVVGPRLVAAYAQETGLREPPLPWHTLRTPVADLAGALAFTAGALGKAAVDVLTLSRTEIGEVREGRGGGSSAMPHKANPVRATLVAAAARRAPALASVLYASMAAEDERPAGAWHAEWEPLRDLLRLVGGAARDAAELTEGLRVHPDLMREHLDLTDGLIVSERLAAVLGARLGRARAKGLLATAAERARAKGESLTDVLGEVPGLVGLLPAELTDPARYTGSAGTLTDRALERR
- the pcaG gene encoding protocatechuate 3,4-dioxygenase subunit alpha; this encodes MSTPPTPSQTVGPFYGYALPFTGGGEVAPAGHPDTITLHGHVYDGAGNPVPDALVETWQPAPDGSRTGRPGSLRHDPVTGRVVGRDGVDFTGFGRVPTDADGRWAVRTLPPGGVPYICVAVFARGLLHHLYTRAYLEDTPGDALLDTLEPARRATLIAHSGPHGTYRFDVRLQGDGETVFLEF
- the pcaH gene encoding protocatechuate 3,4-dioxygenase subunit beta, encoding MTSEPLPDGLSQRDIDDEIAKVPAAVAGGHHPPRDYPPYRSSHLRHPHRPLIPMRDPEAVELSGPAFGVTDVTDLDRDLTRQHLGEPLGERITVTGRILDRAGRPVRGQLVELWQANASGRYAHQLDQHPAPLDPNFTGSGRCLTDDEGRYSFTTIKPGAYPWRNHVNAWRPAHIHFSLFGTAFTQRLVTQMYFPGDPLFAYDPVLQSVTDSGARERLVAAYDHDLSVPEWSLGYRWDIVLDGPSATWTEEGH
- a CDS encoding MarR family winged helix-turn-helix transcriptional regulator; this translates as MSAVDLSSHPGHLARRLQQAHHLLWNTMVSEETTSPQFAVLNALVADPGLDQRTVGERVGLDRSTIAEVISRLDRRGLLYKVRDPQDGRRFLLRVTDEGVRTHRKVSLRTARMNQVFLAPLAPEEQALFLKLMRRVADAAEELRNPAESLGATQSRAARP